A stretch of Ligilactobacillus faecis DNA encodes these proteins:
- a CDS encoding two-component system regulatory protein YycI, with protein MNFKRIEWIFVIAFIALDIFLLSVYITQNDTIDQRTTSFSSNASVSVLKGIKNDQINYGKLSDKARFGYYVSSSNSNILRDKAEELRYSWEYSNRRLTVDFTSGVKVADPEKPNATIDELLSDSQVVLFGKEYTYNQALSTKNVVVYTQTIYGEPVFSSDGQLRFSLKNGYITGYSQGYMDDIKILRERKETISQQRALIWLYQYNKLPSNSQVLWCHMGYTRLLAVNNSMVYTPTWNFCIKNNTTGNIQYRRINAFNGNVMDETISVK; from the coding sequence ATGAATTTTAAACGGATCGAATGGATCTTTGTCATTGCTTTTATCGCTTTAGATATCTTTTTATTGAGTGTTTATATTACTCAAAATGATACGATCGATCAACGAACGACTTCATTTTCAAGTAATGCATCGGTTTCAGTTTTAAAAGGGATCAAAAATGATCAGATCAATTATGGTAAACTTTCAGATAAAGCACGTTTTGGTTACTATGTCTCAAGTTCAAATTCTAATATTTTACGGGATAAAGCCGAAGAGTTGCGCTATAGTTGGGAATATTCAAATCGCAGGTTGACGGTCGATTTTACAAGTGGGGTCAAAGTCGCTGATCCTGAAAAGCCTAATGCAACGATCGATGAATTATTAAGTGATTCACAAGTTGTTTTATTTGGGAAAGAATATACTTATAATCAAGCCTTATCAACTAAAAATGTTGTTGTCTACACCCAAACGATCTATGGTGAACCAGTTTTTTCAAGTGATGGGCAACTCCGCTTTAGCCTAAAAAATGGCTATATTACGGGTTATTCCCAAGGTTATATGGATGATATCAAGATCTTACGGGAAAGAAAAGAAACGATCAGTCAACAACGAGCGTTGATCTGGTTATATCAATATAATAAGTTACCCTCTAACTCACAAGTTTTATGGTGCCATATGGGATATACGCGTTTATTAGCTGTCAATAATAGTATGGTCTATACGCCAACTTGGAACTTTTGTATCAAAAATAACACGACTGGCAATATCCAATACCGACGGATCAATGCTTTCAACGGTAATGTGATGGATGAAACGATCAGTGTTAAATAG
- a CDS encoding IS1182 family transposase translates to MYKNYNTSELELDITYSMKLPADHIAVLISHFVDSIPQDILLEDTSHTGRPAFHPAMLLKMTLFAYHESVFSGRKIAKLNQYYLPMMWLSGNTSVSYKTINNFRSSDHAKEIIEKAFVLFTLLLSKNGMLDADEALFIDGTKLEADANRYSFTWKNASDKFEKSLDERVAKTYDELIQHQVDIAISKDMLGSSDAIKELIKGTDLKLDAIEEDIATEPKVIKGGSKNKRARRRLKSIKRKLQTDLLPRKERYERNRKIFQGRNSFSKTDNDATFMRLKEDHMKNGQLKPAYNLQIATSGRFVLHYDIFPNPTDTRTLVPFLKSFTNLELFKYIVADAGYGNEANYQAVTDMFEKIPLMPYPMYQKEQSRKYKKDPRNIKNWTYHAEDDYYTDPDGVVFKFQRYSSSVDKYGFKRNFKVYVADVFQATKELENLAKTPKGYQRTKAINYNWEFFKNSAAEDLSSEKGSKIYARRRTDVETIFGDMKGNFGVRRVHVRGEKAVRNEIGLILLTINISKLWHLFKEIGGGFLKKRSENKHKRKIPDQISQKRDLIRYF, encoded by the coding sequence ATGTATAAAAATTATAACACATCTGAATTAGAATTGGATATCACTTATTCAATGAAATTACCTGCTGATCATATTGCTGTTTTGATCAGTCATTTTGTTGATTCGATCCCCCAAGATATTCTTTTAGAGGACACTTCACATACCGGTCGTCCAGCTTTTCATCCAGCTATGCTTTTAAAAATGACTTTATTTGCTTACCATGAATCCGTCTTTTCTGGTAGAAAGATCGCTAAATTGAATCAATACTATCTTCCAATGATGTGGTTAAGCGGAAATACTTCTGTTAGTTATAAGACTATCAATAACTTCCGGTCAAGTGATCATGCTAAAGAAATCATCGAAAAAGCCTTTGTGCTGTTTACCTTGCTTCTATCTAAAAATGGTATGTTAGATGCCGATGAAGCTTTATTTATTGATGGTACTAAATTAGAAGCTGATGCTAATCGCTATAGTTTTACCTGGAAAAATGCTTCTGATAAGTTTGAAAAGTCGCTTGATGAAAGAGTAGCTAAGACCTATGACGAGCTGATCCAACACCAAGTTGATATCGCTATTTCAAAAGATATGCTGGGGTCCAGTGATGCGATAAAGGAGCTTATTAAGGGGACCGATCTTAAATTAGATGCGATTGAAGAAGATATCGCTACTGAACCTAAAGTCATAAAAGGTGGTTCAAAAAATAAGCGAGCTCGTCGAAGACTAAAAAGCATCAAACGCAAACTCCAAACTGATCTTCTGCCAAGAAAAGAAAGATACGAACGTAATAGGAAGATCTTTCAGGGACGAAATAGCTTCTCAAAAACAGATAATGACGCTACTTTTATGCGTTTAAAGGAAGATCATATGAAAAATGGGCAACTAAAGCCTGCTTACAATTTACAGATCGCGACTAGCGGTCGCTTTGTCCTACATTATGATATATTTCCTAACCCAACGGACACACGGACATTAGTGCCATTTTTAAAATCTTTTACTAACTTAGAACTATTCAAATATATAGTGGCGGACGCTGGATATGGGAATGAAGCTAACTATCAGGCTGTTACTGATATGTTTGAAAAAATTCCCTTGATGCCCTATCCAATGTATCAAAAAGAACAGAGTCGCAAATACAAAAAAGATCCACGCAATATCAAAAATTGGACATATCATGCAGAAGATGATTATTATACAGATCCTGACGGTGTAGTATTTAAGTTTCAAAGATACAGTTCAAGTGTGGACAAATATGGATTCAAAAGAAACTTTAAAGTTTACGTAGCTGATGTTTTCCAGGCCACTAAAGAACTTGAAAACTTAGCTAAGACACCTAAGGGCTATCAGCGAACTAAAGCCATAAATTATAACTGGGAATTTTTTAAAAATAGTGCCGCAGAAGACCTTTCAAGTGAAAAGGGTTCAAAGATCTACGCGAGAAGACGTACAGATGTTGAAACCATTTTCGGAGATATGAAGGGTAATTTTGGCGTACGCCGAGTACATGTTAGAGGAGAGAAAGCAGTTCGAAATGAGATCGGACTGATACTTTTGACGATCAATATATCAAAATTATGGCACCTATTCAAAGAAATAGGGGGAGGATTTTTGAAAAAACGATCCGAAAACAAGCATAAAAGAAAAATACCTGATCAAATTTCTCAAAAACGAGATTTGATCAGGTATTTTTAG
- a CDS encoding YycH family regulatory protein, giving the protein MKSRFSGWFVHILLIIVVLISVIFTALIWITPSYLQRLTGVTTAKRERIVDDSTTADKVKLADIYRPVSVGLNERNKTMQLMSNQVDVVATTLEALAKVRFSNIEDPRSLSKQEYLNYLKKDQLLLLNYGDKTSFGAIKSLLTETPKDKTYTFEHIALDLKGKQVYFLNDDQTEVYTAKLGKGDLTQVEKLKTNENIKRVPVTYRYKNDDLLQYYDEALSVPRYSYLYNRENIGMYVTRLLGTEKSNPASLTTREQGEQTTYTDDSGQKLSVNNKTGLITYTDYLTDDTARQNWTWNSYLTNAFSDLEQLGANLNDVKYSEFDEQEKNVIYRSYIDGFPVISDRDFGTYQIQNRVRNKKIVFSQCSLQVPVPAAGKAVTLPATKDVVKELEASQQVEVPKISGIQIGYSVSQNSTASLVIDLTPTYFVKYNNVWINYEDLINGKKVEG; this is encoded by the coding sequence ATGAAGAGTAGATTTAGTGGCTGGTTTGTTCATATTTTATTGATCATCGTCGTTTTGATCAGTGTTATTTTTACGGCTTTGATCTGGATCACCCCCAGTTATTTGCAGCGCTTGACTGGAGTGACGACAGCTAAACGCGAACGAATCGTAGACGATAGTACGACAGCAGATAAAGTTAAATTGGCTGATATCTATCGTCCTGTTTCAGTCGGACTAAATGAAAGAAACAAAACGATGCAGTTGATGAGCAACCAAGTCGATGTCGTAGCAACAACGTTAGAAGCTCTTGCTAAAGTACGCTTTTCAAATATTGAGGATCCACGATCACTTAGTAAGCAAGAATACTTGAACTATTTGAAAAAAGACCAGCTCTTGCTTTTGAACTATGGTGATAAAACGTCTTTTGGAGCGATCAAAAGTTTATTAACTGAAACCCCAAAAGACAAGACATATACGTTTGAGCATATCGCCCTTGATCTGAAAGGAAAGCAGGTCTATTTTTTAAATGATGACCAGACGGAAGTTTATACTGCTAAATTAGGTAAGGGTGATCTGACGCAAGTCGAAAAACTCAAAACTAACGAAAATATCAAGCGAGTCCCAGTCACTTATCGTTATAAAAATGATGATCTTTTACAATACTATGATGAAGCGCTCAGTGTCCCACGTTATAGCTATTTGTATAACCGGGAAAATATCGGTATGTATGTGACACGTTTGTTAGGAACTGAAAAAAGTAACCCAGCTTCACTGACAACGCGGGAACAAGGTGAACAAACAACATATACAGATGATTCAGGGCAAAAATTGAGTGTCAACAATAAGACTGGATTGATCACATATACAGATTATTTGACTGATGATACGGCACGACAAAATTGGACTTGGAACAGTTATTTGACCAATGCTTTTAGCGACCTAGAACAGTTAGGCGCTAATTTGAATGACGTAAAATATTCTGAATTTGATGAGCAAGAGAAAAATGTCATCTATCGGAGCTATATCGATGGTTTTCCAGTGATTTCCGATCGTGATTTTGGAACTTACCAGATCCAAAATCGTGTGCGCAACAAGAAGATCGTTTTTTCACAATGCAGTCTGCAAGTTCCGGTGCCGGCTGCAGGCAAAGCAGTTACGTTACCAGCTACAAAAGATGTCGTTAAAGAACTCGAAGCTTCGCAACAAGTTGAGGTCCCAAAGATCAGTGGGATCCAGATCGGATATAGCGTTTCGCAAAATAGTACAGCTTCGTTAGTGATCGATCTGACCCCAACTTATTTTGTTAAATATAATAATGTCTGGATCAACTATGAAGATCTGATCAACGGTAAAAAGGTGGAGGGGTAA